A section of the Maylandia zebra isolate NMK-2024a linkage group LG8, Mzebra_GT3a, whole genome shotgun sequence genome encodes:
- the LOC101482126 gene encoding tectonic-3 produces the protein MTSIQWCFLPLILTVICGRLAHGATDPVGSSSISATPANGEPISSATPEPSGTEAVNSTGVNTTEVPTLATVNSTMNTTLSATEAPTAAAESPTATTVQRAVSPQACLCDLTPGFCDIGCCCDTADCGVPSLSAVFTGCPQRAISGVCIEKWLMFRANVDSSLITVTDSLFCVQPSDNTSQSFPAQPQHPVLGDSYHFSLQKSPTVGPSRGFYMVDDVIQTYFPNSSVRGLLRQPSPGPAASAFCIDRNPAKFLRSVSLSCARMVTPQSCITDPSLSANSYFSDLHLVKIPKAEMAPVSDFLIPVTNLSVWPSPTLRNSSCINAVQKVKFVIFYTGRGELANATVDVTLADVNQSQLLLQMHSVEFQLTKPIPTPAILNPAVGLKVGSPLIGRFLKEAMPLTSLGVSQSGTCSPDTTTRTPILFTHNIITGCTFSSPANDCSELRSQIYGILQGLATPDEIAMSSGSQPDWARVLTQECPFSLQETCESGCVLPHSLSIEVLWARLGPLDIPQNYILGARYLFQCQNFKCPLSSSLALTTRVTFADSTVYPEPPRGLPQPFWKFPFGFFTRGSAELDGHIIMNSSSTEKVTWSLMLLTVMSLTGLEFLCR, from the exons ATGACTTCCATCCAGTGGTGTTTTTTACCCCTTATATTGACGGTCATATGTGGACGTCTGGCACACGGAGCTACAGACCCAGTGGGGAGTTCCTCCATCAGTGCCACCCCCGCTAATGGGGAACCGATCAGCTCTGCCACCCCTGAACCGAGCGGTACGGAGGCCGTGAACTCCACTGGTGTCAACACCACGGAGGTCCCTACGCTTGCCACCGTGAACTCCACGATGAACACGACGCTGTCCGCGACCGAAGCGCCCACTGCGGCCGCCGAGAGTCCAACTGCAACCACCGTCCAGCGTGCGGTGTCTCCACAGG CGTGTCTCTGTGATTTAACCCCTGGTTTCTGTGACATCGGCTGCTGCTGTGACACAGCTGACTGTGGGGTCCCTAGCTTGAGCGCTGTCTTCACTGGATGTCCGCAGAGAGCCAT ATCAGGTGTTTGCATTGAGAAATGGCTGATGTTCAGAGCCAATGTGGATTCGTCTCTTATCACAGTGACCGACTCTCTGTTTTGTGTGCAGCCTTCAG ATAACACGTCCCAGTCTTTCCCAGCCCAACCTCAGCATCCAGTTTTAGGGGACTCGTACCACTTCTCTCTACAGAAGAGTCCAACTGTAGGCCCCAGCAGAGGTTTTTACATG gttgatgatgtcatccagACATATTTCCCCAACTCCTCCGTGCGGGGTCTCCTCCGTCAGCCATCTCCAGGACCGGCAGCGTCAGCTTTTTGCATCGACCGCAACCCTGCAA AGTTCTTGaggtctgtgtctctgtcttgtGCACGGATGGTGACTCCTCAGTCATGCATCACAGATCCAAGCCTCAGCGCCAACTCCTACTTCTCCGACCTGCATCTCGTCAAG ATCCCAAAAGCTGAGATGGCACCAGTGTCAGATTTTCTG ATCCCAGTGACCAACCTGTCAGTTTGGCCTTCACCAACGCTGCGGAACAGCTCCTGTATTAATGCAGTGCAGAAG GTGAAGTTTGTCATATTTTACACCGGCAGAGGGGAACTCGCAAACGCAACGGTTGATGTAACCCTAGCCGACGTGAATCAGAGTCAGCTGTTGCTCCAGATGCACTCCGTAGAGTTCCAG CTGACCAAACCGATTCCCACTCCCGCAATACTGAACCCTGCAGTCGGACTTAAAGTTGGATCTCCTCTCATCGGTCGCTTTTTAAAGGAAGCGATGCCT CTGACCTCACTGGGGGTGTCACAAAGTGGGACCTGTTCCCCTGATACAACCACGCGAACGCCCATCCTCTTCACGCACAACATCATCACTGGCTGCACATTCAG CTCTCCAGCCAACGACTGCTCAGAGCTGCGCTCGCAGATTTATGGGATTTTGCAGGGACTTGCTACTCCTGATGAGATCGCCATGAGCTCGGGCTCCCAGCCAGACTGGGCGAGAGTCCTCACACAGGAGTGTCCCTTCAGCCTGCAG GAAACGTGTGAATCAGGCTGTGTcctccctcactctctctccaTCGAAGTACTGTGGGCTCGCCTGGGTCCCCTCGACATTCCCCAAAACTACATCCTAGGGGCCAGATACCTTTTCCAGTGTCAAAATTTCAAG TGTCCTCTGTCATCCTCTCTCGCTCTGACCACTAGAGTTACGTTCGCTGACAGCACAGTCTACCCAGAACCCCCCAGGGGTTTGCCTCAGCCTTTCTGGAAGTTTCCTTTTGGCTTCTTCACGAGAGGCTCCGCTGAGCTGGACGGCCACATTATtatgaacagcagcagcacagagaaggTCACATGGAGTTTaatgctgctcacagtcatgtCACTAACAGGATTAGAATTCCTCTGCAGGTAA
- the mto1 gene encoding 5-taurinomethyluridine-[tRNA] synthase subunit MTO1, mitochondrial, whose amino-acid sequence MLRKKLPFLHSLLSPVSRHVGHLTGHQYDVIVVGGGHAGTEAAAAAARVGAETLLITQKIHTIGALSCNPSLGGVGKGQLVKEVDALDGLCGRAGDWAGIHFSILNRRKGPAVWGPRAQLDRQRYRDFIQSELLSTPRLTVVEGSVEELLVTEPNPEEPGHHRVTGIRLANGSHAISARSVVLTTGTFLSGSLFVGQTTSPGGRIGDAPSSAGLSHTLRERLGLRTGRLRTGTPPRIVKDSVDLSLAKLHLPDSHPTPFSFLNTHTHCKPEEQLPCYLTFTTPGVERVVRESLQLNCHIQQDTKGPRYCPSIESRVLRFPGRSHQVWLEPEGVTSDLLYPQGLSMTMPPDIQLRLIREIPPMRRAEIHTPGYGVQYDFVCPTQLSPALQVKSTQGLFLAGQINGTTGYEEAAAQGLWAGANAARSALSMPTVTLSRTESYIGVLIDDLVSRGVTEPYRMFTSRAEFRTSLRPDNADLRLTPKGFEEVGCVSSVRYQESLRVRNSLQDALTALQALFLSTSSWKKKLPSVPISETKSTLLTGLDLLQYNDVTFEMLASAFPESLSSFMEFAQRLKIEAVYKPHCDLNKKEIERIQREENMSLPQDIDYFSLPVSLSDEVREILDRVRPSTLGAATRLEGITPAAVVNLLNYVRVTEKKKETHRNQRQQEAQRDEELCANSASLPQ is encoded by the exons ATGTTGAGAAAGAAGCTTCCCTTCCTGCACAGTCTCCTCTCACCGGTTTCCAGACATGTCGGTCACCTCACCGGACATCAGTATGATGTCATCGTGGTGGGCGGGGGTCACGCAGGGACCGAGGCAGCGGCGGCAGCAGCCAGAGTTGGGGCTGAAACACTCCTCATCACGCAGAAAATTCACACCATCG GTGCTCTGTCctgtaacccctccctgggagGAGTAGGGAAGGGCCAGCTCGTGAAGGAGGTTGATGCTCTGGATGGGCTGTGTGGTCGGGCAGGGGACTGGGCTGGGATTCATTTCTCCATCCTGAATCGTAGAAAAGGGCCTGCCGTGTGGGGTCCGAGAGCCCAGCTGGACCGTCAGCGCTACCGAGACTTCATTCAG tccgAGCTGCTGTCCACTCCCAGGCTGACCGTGGTGGAGGGCTCAGTGGAGGAGCTGTTGGTAACAGAACCAAACCCGGAGGAGCCCGGGCACCACAGAGTCACTGGGATACGTTTGG CTAATGGCAGCCACGCCATCTCAGCCAGATCAGTGGTTCTTACCACTGGTACGTTCCTGTCTGGCTCCCTCTTTGTGGGTCAAACTACCTCCCCCGGGGGTCGGATTGGAGACGCTCCATCAAGCGCTGGGCTGTCCCATACGCTGAGGGAGAGGCTGGGGCTAAGGACAGGCAGACTGAGGACCGGTACCCCTCCCAGGATTGTGAAGGACTCAGTAGACCTGTCTTTGGCTAAGCTTCACCTCCCTGACAGTCACCCGACTCCTTTCAGCTTCCTCAATACCCACACCCACTGCAAG CCAGAAGAGCAGCTGCCTTGCTACCTCACCTTTACTACACCGGGTGTGGAGAGAGTGGTGAGGGAGAGCCTTCAACTAAACTGTCACATACAGCAAGACACCAAAGGTcccag GTACTGCCCCTCCATTGAGTCGAGAGTGCTGCGCTTTCCAGGCCGAAGCCACCAGGTGTGGCTGGAGCCCGAGggcgtgacctctgacctcctgtATCCACAGGGTCTGTCCATGACAATGCCCCCTGACATACAGCTACGCCTCATCAGAGAAATCCCTCCCATGCGCAGAGCTGAGATCCACACGCCAG GTTATGGCGTGCAGTACGACTTTGTGTGTCCCACTCAGCTGAGCCCGGCGCTGCAGGTGAAGAGCACTCAAGGTCTGTTTCTGGCCGGTCAGATCAATGGAACCACGGGGTACGAGGAGGCTGCCGCACAG GGTTTGTGGGCGGGAGCAAACGCTGCCCGCTCGGCGCTCTCCATGCCCACAGTGACGCTGTCTCGAACAGAGAGCTATATTGGAGTTCTCATTGATGACCTGGTGAGTCGAGGCGTGACAGAGCCTTACCGCATGTTCACCAGCCGGGCCGAGTTTCGAACTTCTCTAAGGCCGGACAACGCCGACCTCCGCCTGACCCCGAAGG GCTTTGAGGAGGTGGGATGTGTGTCTTCTGTGCGCTACCAGGAGTCTTTAAGAGTGAGGAACAGCCTCCAGGATGCACTGACAGCCCTTCAGGCTCTCTTTCTGTCTACATCGAGCTGGAAGAAGAAGCTTCCCAGTGTTCCCATCAGTGAGACCAAGAGCACCTTACTGAC tggcTTAGATCTTCTTCAGTACAACGACGTGACCTTTGAAATGTTGGCATCTGCCTTCCCCGAGAGCCTTTCGTCTTTTATGGAATTCGCACAGAGACTTAAGATAGaag CTGTGTACAAGCCTCACTGCGACTTAAACAAGAAAGAGATCGAGAGAATTCAGAGGGAGGAGAACATGTCCCTGCCGCAGGACATTGACTATTTCTCTCTGCCGGTGTCGCTTTCCGACGAAGTTCGAGAGATCCTGGACAGAGTTCGACCGAGCACA CTGGGAGCTGCTACTCGCTTGGAAGGTATAACTCCCGCTGCAGTCGTCAATCTCCTCAACTATGTGCGcgtcacagagaaaaagaaggaaacgcACAGAAACCAGCGACAGCAGGAGGCGCAGAGAGATGAGGAGCTGTGTGCAAACAGTGCCTCTTTACCTCAGTGA